The Aythya fuligula isolate bAytFul2 chromosome 2, bAytFul2.pri, whole genome shotgun sequence genome contains a region encoding:
- the RARRES2 gene encoding retinoic acid receptor responder protein 2 yields MGRLLLALAVGLVAVAAASQPPLQRRVVREVLEYFHGRGNVLFLFREQSLEGVLERQDPSGTFIQLRVNLVQTNCRKRAQRTQNCKAVENRRRPACLACYKFDNSDVPKVLDKYHNCAPSHHLAVKEIKQRDEAECRAVEEAGKSTDALYLPGMFAFSRAYQA; encoded by the exons atggggcggctgctgctggccctggccGTGGGCTTGGTGGCCGTGGCGGCCGCTAGCCAGCCCCCGCTGCAGCGGCGCGTGGTGCGGGAGGTGCTCGAGTACTTCCACGGCCGGGGGAACGTGCTCTTCCTCTTCAGGGAGCAATCCCTCGAGGGGGTGCTCGAGCGG CAAGACCCTTCGGGGACGTTCATCCAGCTCCGCGTCAACCTCGTGCAGACCAACTGCAGGAAGAGGGCGCAGAGGACGCAGAACTGCAAGGCGGTGGAGAACCGG AGGAGGCCGGCCTGCCTGGCGTGCTACAAGTTTGACAACAGCGATGTCCCCAAGGTGCTGGACAAGTACCACAACTGCGCGCCCAGCCACCACCTGGCCGTCAAG GAGATAAAGCAGCGCGACGAGGCCGAGTGCAGGGCCGTGGAGGAGGCCGGCAAGTCGACGGATGCGCTCTACCTGCCCGGCATGTTCGCCTTCTCCAGAGCCTACCAGGCCTAG
- the LRRC61 gene encoding leucine-rich repeat-containing protein 61, with translation MEAHGEKGEEGAGLRITAQLLKASSGQFALDSILLLRLRGRGIADLGCLGDCAHLEWLDLSGNAISQLGPLAGLKQLAVLNLSRNRVSSLEPLGSCESLQSLNLAGNLVSSLQQLRCLAGLRRLESLRLRDPLGQLSNPVCAAAAAYRAALAEALPGLKAIDGERVSGRGSELFQLCRDLDGSPGAGPGPAPPRAAQPWVQASFWEPPPPRRSSIIEEAYKQFGEALQECRELSRRADDTIAQAERALSVRADPGSFVF, from the coding sequence ATGGAGGCGCACGGGGAGAAGGGCGAGGAGGGCGCGGGGCTGCGGATCACGGCGCAGCTGCTGAAGGCCAGCAGCGGGCAGTTCGCCCTGGACtccatcctgctgctgcggctgcggggccgcggCATCGCCGACCTGGGCTGCCTGGGCGACTGCGCCCACCTGGAGTGGCTGGACCTCTCCGGCAACGCCATCTCGCAGCTGGGCCCGCTGGCCGGCCTCAAGCAGCTGGCCGTCCTCAACCTCTCCCGCAACCGCGTCTCCAGCCTGGAGCCGCTGGGCTCCTGCGAGAGCCTCCAGAGCCTCAACCTGGCGGGCAACCTggtcagcagcctgcagcagctgcgCTGCCTGGCCGGCCTGCGGCGCCTGGAGAGCCTGCGGCTGCGCGACCCCCTGGGCCAGCTCAGCAACCCCGtctgcgccgccgccgccgcctaCCGCGCCGCGCTGGCCGAGGCGCTGCCCGGCCTCAAGGCCATCGACGGCGAGCGGGTGTCGGGCCGGGGCAGCGAGCTCTTCCAGCTCTGCCGCGACCTCGACGGTTCGCCGGgtgccggccccggccccgcgccgccccgcgccgcccaGCCCTGGGTGCAGGCGAGTTTTtgggagccgccgccgccccggcgCAGCTCCATCATCGAGGAGGCCTACAAGCAGTTCGGGGAGGCGCTGCAGGAGTGCCGCGAGCTCAGCCGGCGCGCCGACGACACCATCGCCCAGGCGGAGCGGGCGCTGAGCGTCCGCGCGGACCCCGGCTCCTTCGTCTTCTGA